A single Crateriforma conspicua DNA region contains:
- a CDS encoding Gfo/Idh/MocA family protein encodes MVDKLSADQRDIGKQNYYSAVGSYYDVNRRDFLRGIVAAGAVSGAGLGAAYFGYGKVKDPVRVAVIGTGDEGNVLIGGCNPDYVDVRAICDIRPFSKHRAFHGDCSSPSALGRRPGLISVAGYKDEAEARKNVKVYDADNGGIMACLDDPDIEAVIIALPLWLHAPVAAQAMERGLHVLTEKLMARTVAQCKVMARMANEMTDKAGNPIHLATGHQRHYNVKYDNAVNLIRWGLLGQLHHIRAQWHRGNLPGADSWSMPIPGGERTADGKVFDRIAKDLEYRRKKLEEATDPDEVAKWQAQIAQWAAWDADKNIDPKAFGYEDFQVNDKLFTAAEELHRWRLFQRTGAGLMAELGSHQLDAVSIFLSSLRDDGKKVHPLSVHAVGGRHIMPLDREVGDHVYCTFEFPGPEYSAQFDVGYYDRVENYPDGAVPGYDQDPNKKVVVTYSSINGNGFGGWGEVVMGTKGTLILDKETDVLLYRNSDTSSKVGVAKKEGGYALDTSASGDYAAPVAQAADSGPVSRGYREEIEHWAYCIRNPDPENKPRCYPAVAMGDAVIALATNVAIKNNLAGKGGYLEFEEDWFDVDNDAVPDGSTIAEATEFMKKPVA; translated from the coding sequence GTGGTAGACAAGCTTTCGGCCGATCAACGCGACATCGGCAAACAAAATTATTACTCGGCGGTCGGCAGCTACTACGACGTTAATCGTCGTGATTTCCTGCGTGGGATCGTCGCCGCCGGTGCGGTCAGTGGTGCCGGTTTGGGTGCCGCCTACTTTGGTTACGGCAAGGTCAAAGATCCGGTCCGCGTTGCCGTGATCGGTACCGGTGACGAAGGCAACGTTTTGATCGGCGGCTGCAACCCTGATTACGTCGATGTCCGCGCAATCTGTGACATTCGCCCGTTCAGCAAACACCGTGCGTTCCACGGGGACTGCAGCAGCCCGTCGGCACTGGGCCGTCGTCCCGGTTTGATCTCAGTCGCCGGATACAAGGACGAAGCCGAAGCCCGCAAGAACGTCAAGGTTTACGACGCCGACAACGGCGGCATCATGGCGTGTTTGGACGATCCGGACATCGAAGCGGTGATCATCGCGTTGCCGCTATGGCTTCACGCCCCGGTCGCCGCACAAGCGATGGAACGTGGACTTCACGTGCTGACCGAAAAACTGATGGCCCGCACCGTGGCCCAGTGCAAAGTCATGGCACGGATGGCCAACGAGATGACCGACAAGGCGGGCAATCCGATTCACTTGGCCACCGGTCACCAACGTCACTACAACGTGAAGTATGACAATGCGGTCAACCTGATCCGCTGGGGTTTGCTGGGACAGTTGCACCACATCCGGGCGCAGTGGCACCGCGGCAACTTGCCGGGCGCCGACAGCTGGTCGATGCCCATCCCCGGCGGCGAACGCACCGCCGACGGAAAAGTCTTTGATCGCATCGCCAAGGACTTGGAATACCGTCGCAAGAAATTGGAAGAAGCGACCGATCCCGATGAAGTCGCCAAGTGGCAGGCACAAATCGCCCAGTGGGCCGCTTGGGATGCCGACAAGAACATCGACCCGAAGGCGTTCGGTTACGAAGACTTCCAGGTCAACGACAAGCTGTTCACCGCCGCCGAAGAACTGCACCGTTGGCGTTTGTTCCAACGCACCGGCGCCGGATTGATGGCCGAACTTGGCAGCCACCAACTGGATGCAGTCAGCATCTTCTTGTCCTCGCTGCGTGACGATGGCAAAAAGGTTCACCCGTTGTCGGTCCATGCCGTCGGCGGTCGCCACATCATGCCGCTGGACCGCGAAGTCGGCGACCACGTTTACTGCACGTTCGAATTCCCCGGGCCGGAATACTCCGCACAGTTCGACGTCGGCTATTACGACCGCGTCGAAAATTATCCTGACGGTGCGGTCCCCGGCTACGACCAAGACCCGAACAAAAAGGTCGTGGTCACCTACAGCAGCATCAACGGCAACGGCTTTGGCGGCTGGGGCGAAGTCGTCATGGGCACCAAGGGTACGTTGATCTTGGACAAAGAAACCGACGTTCTGCTATATCGCAACAGCGACACCAGCAGCAAAGTCGGCGTCGCCAAGAAAGAAGGCGGCTATGCCTTGGACACCAGTGCCTCGGGTGACTACGCCGCGCCGGTCGCCCAGGCCGCCGACAGCGGTCCGGTCAGCCGTGGTTACCGCGAGGAAATCGAGCACTGGGCTTACTGCATCCGGAATCCCGATCCGGAAAACAAGCCGCGTTGCTACCCCGCCGTCGCCATGGGCGACGCCGTCATCGCTTTGGCCACCAACGTTGCCATCAAGAACAACTTGGCCGGCAAGGGCGGCTACCTGGAATTTGAAGAAGACTGGTTCGACGTCGACAACGACGCGGTTCCCGACGGCAGCACCATCGCCGAAGCGACCGAGTTTATGAAGAAGCCTGTGGCCTAA
- a CDS encoding efflux RND transporter periplasmic adaptor subunit codes for MLPRPKFDRLIDLFVAALIGFTLAPLGCMSAVHAQPGGPAVVIVQKVTEEKIAPYQEFVGSVKANRRSVIGSAVDGRVEQFMVEAGDPVAAGDELAQLRTRTISLEIAAAKAELKLREAELQELKNGLRDEEIQLERAKSRAANAANAYAQAKLKRFEALFKSSSGVSRDEYESSRAEALAAQAIVEQTAASLALAEQGTRQERIEQAAARVTVQQEIVANLEDRKKKYTVKSPFNGFVVAELTETGAWVRQGDAVAEVVEIDPVEIEVFVPEALVRFTQDGDTVTIRIDALPDEQFQGTVTRIVPLADDRSRSFPVRVSVPNPAINGRHRLLPGMLAHIALPISEPKNELMVHKDALQINGDKSIVFKIVDNSAVPVPVRYGMAEGFKIAVHPLLPGQLASGDAVVVIGNERLRPGQQVVATEQKEDREPTKPAQ; via the coding sequence ATGCTGCCCCGCCCCAAGTTCGATCGGCTGATTGATCTTTTTGTCGCTGCTTTGATCGGGTTCACCCTGGCCCCGCTGGGATGCATGTCCGCCGTCCATGCACAGCCCGGTGGCCCCGCCGTCGTGATCGTCCAAAAGGTCACCGAAGAGAAGATCGCGCCGTATCAAGAGTTTGTCGGCAGCGTGAAAGCCAACCGCCGCAGCGTCATCGGCAGCGCCGTTGATGGACGCGTCGAACAGTTCATGGTCGAAGCCGGTGACCCGGTCGCCGCGGGTGACGAATTGGCTCAGCTGCGCACACGAACGATCAGCCTGGAGATCGCCGCGGCCAAAGCCGAACTGAAGCTTCGCGAAGCTGAGTTGCAGGAACTGAAAAACGGCTTGCGTGACGAAGAGATCCAGTTGGAACGCGCCAAGTCGCGAGCCGCAAACGCCGCCAATGCCTACGCGCAAGCGAAGCTGAAACGATTCGAGGCGTTGTTCAAATCTTCGTCCGGCGTGTCTCGTGACGAATACGAATCGTCGCGAGCCGAGGCCTTGGCGGCCCAAGCCATCGTCGAACAAACCGCCGCCAGTCTGGCATTGGCTGAACAAGGCACACGCCAGGAACGCATCGAGCAGGCCGCCGCTCGCGTGACGGTCCAACAAGAGATCGTGGCAAACTTGGAAGATCGAAAAAAGAAGTACACCGTCAAATCGCCCTTCAACGGCTTTGTCGTCGCCGAACTGACCGAAACCGGCGCCTGGGTTCGGCAAGGCGACGCGGTGGCCGAAGTCGTTGAAATCGATCCGGTGGAAATTGAGGTCTTCGTCCCCGAAGCGCTAGTTCGATTCACTCAAGACGGCGACACGGTCACGATCCGCATCGACGCATTGCCGGACGAACAGTTTCAAGGCACCGTGACGCGAATCGTTCCGCTTGCCGATGACCGCAGTCGATCATTCCCCGTCCGCGTATCCGTCCCCAATCCCGCCATTAACGGACGGCACCGACTGCTGCCCGGCATGTTGGCGCACATCGCTTTGCCCATCAGCGAACCCAAGAACGAATTGATGGTTCACAAAGATGCGCTGCAGATCAATGGCGACAAATCGATCGTGTTCAAGATCGTCGACAACAGTGCCGTCCCCGTCCCCGTGCGATACGGAATGGCGGAGGGATTCAAAATCGCCGTTCATCCACTGTTGCCCGGCCAGCTAGCCAGTGGGGATGCCGTCGTCGTGATTGGCAACGAACGGTTGCGTCCCGGCCAACAAGTCGTTGCCACCGAGCAGAAAGAAGACAGGGAGCCCACCAAACCGGCCCAGTAA
- a CDS encoding TQO small subunit DoxD produces the protein MLKVLYAPLRLATGWGISPRILGWIGVLMLVLLRLTIGWHFYSEGVEKVRSGSWTAEPFFANARGPLAPMYRDMVWDSEGVYRLDRDRVMLEWARFRERIIRHYGLDEAQQALAQANYIKAVEQYDYVIALNQTDIEEFELGRDRIAALDRDPTRGGVDSLGGQRETIRRERQKLIAPVLSQIDAIAENYELAQNRVANEEQQERHAALAMAPPPTSLMDTSRIDLILPYFDVVIGLMLMLGLLTPLAALAAAGFLGSVFLSQFPPSTGPSSTMYQLIESMACLVLAATGSGRFAGLDYFFHLITRKTAGPK, from the coding sequence GTGTTGAAAGTTCTATACGCACCGCTGCGGCTGGCCACCGGTTGGGGAATCAGTCCCCGAATCTTGGGCTGGATCGGCGTGTTGATGTTGGTGCTGTTGCGATTGACCATCGGATGGCATTTCTACAGCGAAGGCGTCGAAAAGGTCCGCAGCGGCAGTTGGACGGCCGAGCCGTTTTTCGCCAACGCTCGCGGGCCACTGGCCCCGATGTACCGCGACATGGTCTGGGATTCCGAGGGCGTTTACCGGCTGGATCGTGACCGCGTCATGCTGGAATGGGCACGTTTTCGCGAACGAATCATCCGGCACTACGGTCTGGACGAGGCACAACAGGCCCTGGCCCAAGCGAACTACATCAAAGCTGTCGAGCAATACGATTACGTCATCGCCCTGAACCAAACGGACATCGAAGAATTCGAACTGGGGCGTGACCGGATCGCCGCCCTGGACCGAGACCCGACCCGCGGGGGCGTCGACAGTTTGGGCGGACAACGCGAAACGATCCGCAGAGAACGTCAAAAGCTGATCGCACCGGTGCTGAGCCAGATCGATGCGATCGCCGAGAATTACGAGTTGGCGCAAAACCGCGTCGCCAATGAAGAACAACAAGAACGCCATGCCGCCCTGGCGATGGCGCCGCCACCCACTTCGTTGATGGACACGTCGCGGATCGATTTGATCCTGCCGTATTTCGACGTGGTCATCGGGCTGATGCTGATGCTGGGTCTGCTGACACCCTTGGCGGCGTTGGCTGCGGCCGGTTTTCTCGGTTCAGTTTTTCTAAGCCAGTTTCCACCATCGACTGGTCCGTCATCGACGATGTACCAGCTGATCGAATCGATGGCCTGTCTGGTTTTGGCGGCGACGGGCTCCGGACGCTTCGCCGGCTTGGACTACTTTTTCCATCTGATCACCCGGAAAACCGCCGGTCCAAAATGA